A portion of the Lolium rigidum isolate FL_2022 chromosome 1, APGP_CSIRO_Lrig_0.1, whole genome shotgun sequence genome contains these proteins:
- the LOC124659781 gene encoding uncharacterized protein LOC124659781, with product MGSGLSHNHRSSVSPQQQPSSARVIAADGSLTDFPASTSPISVSDVLGDNAGRRFFMCSSDALYFDEDVPALSGGELLRPGQIYFVLPAAMLRRPLSSADMANMAVRASEAIATARARPARGVRKARVTPVQAESEPGNVDGRVNEKLNERTLGEDSLTGSGSPTRNGKRLAVAAFPPAKRLLTPLGTIAE from the coding sequence ATGGGATCAGGCCTTTCTCACAATCACCGGAGCAGCGTCTCGCCTCAGCAGCAGCCGTCGTCGGCCCGCGTCATCGCCGCCGACGGCTCGCTGACCGATTTCCCTGCCTCCACCTCCCCTATCAGCGTCTCCGACGTTCTCGGCGATAATGCGGGACGCCGGTTCTTCATGTGCAGCTCCGACGCGCTCTACTTCGACGAGGACGTGCCGGCGCTCAGCGGCGGCGAGCTGCTCCGGCCCGGCCAGATATACTTCGTGCTCCCCGCGGCCATGCTTCGAAGGCCCCTCTCGAGCGCCGACATGGCAAACATGGCGGTGCGCGCGAGCGAGGCAATCGCGACGGCGAGAGCACGGCCAGCGCGCGGCGTCAGGAAGGCGCGCGTCACGCCGGTGCAAGCCGAGAGCGAACCTGGTAATGTCGACGGCCGAGTCAACGAGAAGCTGAACGAGAGGACACTGGGGGAGGACTCTCTGACAGGTTCGGGTAGTCCGACGAGAAATGGCAAGAGGCTGGCGGTGGCAGCGTTTCCGCCGGCGAAGAGGTTGCTCACGCCGCTGGGCACCATCGCTGAGTGA